A single Blastococcus colisei DNA region contains:
- a CDS encoding helix-turn-helix transcriptional regulator, protein MSALLLEHGPQTATELAARLGISSAAVRRHLDSLVAAGRLEERLTREAHRGRGRPARRFHLTDAGRARFPHAYDDLALTALRYVAASGGPDAVRAVAEQQLAGLEARASNAVQQAVDARPGEPVDRAQALAAALTAEGYAATASAISGGGQLCQHHCPVAHVAAEFPQLCEAETAVIGRLVGTHVQRLATIAHGDGICTTHIPGPFRPGNRSAPARPVPGERAAPERARTRTTQSAITTPTNHRERTPA, encoded by the coding sequence GTGAGCGCCCTGCTGCTCGAGCACGGACCGCAGACCGCCACCGAGCTCGCCGCGCGGCTGGGCATCTCCTCGGCCGCGGTTCGCCGGCACCTGGACTCCCTCGTCGCCGCCGGCCGGCTCGAGGAACGGCTGACGCGTGAGGCGCACCGGGGCCGCGGCCGGCCCGCCCGCCGGTTCCACCTCACCGACGCCGGCCGGGCCCGGTTCCCGCACGCGTACGACGACCTCGCGCTGACCGCACTGCGCTACGTCGCTGCCTCCGGCGGCCCGGACGCCGTCCGTGCCGTCGCCGAGCAGCAGCTCGCCGGCCTCGAGGCCCGCGCGTCCAACGCCGTCCAGCAGGCCGTCGATGCCCGCCCCGGGGAGCCGGTGGACCGGGCGCAGGCCCTGGCCGCCGCGCTCACGGCCGAGGGCTACGCTGCCACGGCCTCGGCGATCTCCGGCGGGGGGCAGCTCTGCCAGCACCACTGCCCGGTGGCGCACGTGGCCGCGGAGTTCCCTCAGTTGTGCGAGGCCGAGACCGCGGTGATCGGCCGGCTCGTGGGCACCCACGTCCAGCGGCTGGCCACCATCGCCCACGGCGACGGGATCTGCACCACCCACATCCCGGGGCCATTTCGACCGGGGAACAGATCAGCCCCCGCACGCCCTGTACCAGGTGAGCGAGCAGCGCCCGAACGCGCGCGCACCCGCACGACGCAGTCCGCAATCACCACCCCCACGAACCACCGGGAGAGGACGCCCGCATGA
- a CDS encoding non-heme iron oxygenase ferredoxin subunit, producing MSFERVCALSDIKEPGSLRVELDDVDIAVVRFEGDVYAIEDLCSHAEVPLSEGDVEEFKGAPTIECWLHGSCFDLRTGEPTNLPATEPAAVYPVRVEGEDVYVDVEIDDSLPAAASN from the coding sequence ATGAGCTTCGAGCGGGTCTGCGCGCTCTCCGACATCAAGGAGCCCGGCTCCCTGAGGGTCGAACTGGACGACGTCGACATCGCCGTCGTCCGCTTCGAGGGCGACGTCTACGCGATCGAGGACCTCTGCTCGCACGCCGAGGTGCCGCTGAGCGAGGGCGACGTCGAGGAGTTCAAGGGCGCGCCCACCATCGAGTGCTGGCTGCACGGGTCGTGCTTCGACCTGCGCACCGGCGAACCCACCAACCTGCCGGCCACCGAGCCGGCTGCCGTCTACCCGGTCCGCGTGGAGGGGGAGGACGTGTACGTCGATGTCGAGATCGACGACAGCCTCCCCGCCGCGGCCAGCAACTGA
- the sufD gene encoding Fe-S cluster assembly protein SufD, protein MSTDHTSTTDLTTQPSTLASELFAPGVGAQAGPPTSPAADTGSAGEATPGAHSHGGPTPTGSPAERFTSTDPDAFGVPTGREETWRFTPMKRVRPLLDGAPSDAHLVWETDLPEGVELTSVEADDPLLKGLPEPADRLAALTRQRSGGAAVVRVPKEAQLDRPVVLGLAGTGGDDVVWGQLVVEVGAFAKATIVLDHSGLARYSGGVAVLVGDSAQVTLVSVQDWAPGSVHGGQYDAVVGRDATFKQVVVTLGGDLVRLVSNVQYAGPGGSAELFGVYFADETQHQEHRLWVDHAVPNCRSNVLYKGALQGEEARTVWIGDVRIRPAATGTETYELNRNLVLTDGARADSVPNLEIETGEIVGAGHASATGRFDDEQLFYLCSRGIDAETARRLVVRGFFADVVQHIGIDTLQDRLMGTIEARLGALPGLDDQEVVPA, encoded by the coding sequence ATGTCGACCGATCACACCAGCACGACCGACCTCACCACCCAGCCGAGCACCCTCGCCTCGGAGCTCTTCGCTCCGGGCGTGGGTGCCCAGGCCGGGCCGCCGACCAGCCCCGCCGCCGACACCGGCAGCGCCGGGGAGGCGACCCCGGGTGCGCACTCGCACGGCGGTCCCACCCCGACCGGCTCGCCGGCCGAGCGGTTCACGTCCACCGACCCGGACGCCTTCGGCGTGCCCACGGGCCGTGAGGAGACGTGGCGCTTCACGCCGATGAAGCGGGTCCGTCCACTTCTGGACGGGGCTCCCTCCGACGCGCATCTGGTGTGGGAGACCGACCTGCCCGAGGGCGTGGAGCTGACCAGCGTCGAGGCCGACGACCCGCTGCTGAAGGGCCTGCCCGAGCCGGCCGACCGGCTGGCCGCGCTGACCCGCCAGCGCAGCGGCGGCGCCGCCGTCGTGCGCGTGCCGAAGGAGGCCCAGCTCGACCGCCCGGTCGTGCTCGGGCTGGCCGGCACCGGCGGCGACGACGTGGTGTGGGGCCAACTGGTCGTCGAGGTCGGCGCCTTCGCCAAGGCCACGATCGTCCTGGACCACAGCGGCCTGGCCCGGTACTCCGGCGGTGTCGCGGTGCTCGTCGGCGACAGCGCCCAGGTCACGCTCGTCTCCGTGCAGGACTGGGCACCCGGTTCGGTCCACGGCGGCCAGTACGACGCCGTCGTCGGCCGCGACGCTACGTTCAAGCAGGTCGTGGTCACCCTCGGCGGTGACCTGGTCCGGCTGGTCAGCAACGTGCAGTACGCCGGCCCCGGCGGCAGCGCCGAGCTGTTCGGCGTCTACTTCGCCGACGAGACCCAGCACCAGGAGCACCGCCTCTGGGTGGACCACGCCGTCCCGAACTGCCGCAGCAACGTCCTCTACAAGGGCGCGCTGCAGGGCGAGGAGGCGCGCACGGTCTGGATCGGCGACGTCCGCATCCGGCCCGCCGCGACCGGCACCGAGACCTACGAGCTCAACCGCAACCTGGTGCTCACCGACGGCGCCCGCGCCGACTCGGTGCCCAACCTGGAGATCGAGACCGGCGAGATCGTCGGCGCCGGCCACGCCAGTGCCACCGGCCGGTTCGACGACGAGCAGCTGTTCTACCTCTGCTCCCGGGGCATCGACGCCGAGACCGCCCGACGGCTCGTGGTCCGCGGCTTCTTCGCCGACGTCGTCCAGCACATCGGCATCGACACCCTGCAGGACCGGCTGATGGGCACCATCGAGGCTCGCCTCGGTGCCCTCCCCGGCCTGGACGACCAGGAGGTCGTGCCGGCATGA
- a CDS encoding heme o synthase yields MTALSTRRADPARRPPSALRARISAYVALTKPRIIELLLVTTVPAMMLAARGWPSLSLLLLTLLGGTLAAGAANVFNCYFDRDIDRLMQRTQKRPLVTGQVSPRAALVFGVVLTVTSVVLLALTTTLLAAALAAAAIFYYAVLYTMVFKRHTRRSTEWGGVPGAAPVLIGWAAVTGSLDWPAVVVFGVVFCWQMPHFWALALRFKDDYARADVPMLPVVTTALSVGRQTVAWAWVTVAVSLSLWPVAEDYGIGLGYTIAAALLGGWFVVESHRLLRRIVGGGDAKPMQLFHVSISYLALLMVAIVVDAIV; encoded by the coding sequence GTGACGGCGCTCTCCACGCGCCGCGCCGATCCCGCCCGCCGTCCGCCCAGCGCCCTCCGCGCACGGATCTCCGCCTACGTGGCGCTGACCAAGCCGCGGATCATCGAGCTGCTGCTGGTGACCACGGTGCCGGCGATGATGCTGGCCGCGCGCGGCTGGCCGTCGCTCTCGCTGCTGCTCCTCACCCTGCTCGGCGGCACCCTCGCCGCGGGCGCGGCCAACGTCTTCAACTGCTACTTCGACCGCGACATCGACCGGTTGATGCAGCGCACCCAGAAGCGGCCGCTGGTCACCGGGCAGGTCTCCCCGCGGGCGGCCCTGGTCTTCGGCGTGGTCCTGACGGTGACGTCGGTCGTGCTGCTGGCGCTGACCACGACGCTGCTGGCCGCCGCGCTGGCCGCGGCCGCGATCTTCTACTACGCCGTCCTCTACACGATGGTGTTCAAGCGGCACACCCGGCGGAGCACCGAGTGGGGTGGCGTGCCAGGAGCGGCACCGGTCCTGATCGGCTGGGCCGCCGTCACCGGCTCCCTCGACTGGCCGGCCGTCGTCGTATTCGGCGTCGTCTTCTGCTGGCAGATGCCGCACTTCTGGGCCCTGGCACTGCGGTTCAAGGACGACTACGCGCGGGCCGACGTCCCGATGCTGCCGGTCGTCACCACGGCGCTGTCGGTGGGTCGGCAGACCGTGGCCTGGGCCTGGGTGACCGTCGCCGTCTCGCTGTCGCTGTGGCCGGTCGCCGAGGACTACGGCATCGGGCTCGGCTACACGATCGCCGCGGCGCTGCTCGGTGGCTGGTTCGTCGTGGAGTCGCACCGCCTCCTCCGCCGGATCGTGGGCGGCGGGGACGCCAAGCCGATGCAGCTGTTCCACGTATCGATCTCGTACCTGGCGCTGCTGATGGTCGCGATCGTCGTCGACGCCATCGTCTGA
- the tal gene encoding transaldolase: MAQNEKLAELSEAGVAVWLDDISRDRIRSGNLQSLVDEHSVVGVTTNPTIFAAAISGSDSYDDQLHALAVRRVSVEEALRTITAADVRDACDLLAPVAEASPGDGRVSLEVAPGLANDTDATAAEAGHLWWLVDRPNLYIKIPATEAGLPAITESIANGISVNVTLIFSLERYRAVMDAYLSGLEKRVANGGSLEGIASVASFFVSRVDTEIDKRLDKSGADASLKGKAGIANAQLAYQAYEEVFSSDRWQALEAQGAARQRPLWASTGVKNPEYSDTMYISELIAPGTVNTMPEKTMMAYADHGSAGTPVQKAYDDAAAVIQSVRDAGVDLDDVFRVLEQEGVQKFVDSWDELTESVRTELEDKA; encoded by the coding sequence ATGGCACAGAACGAGAAGCTGGCCGAGCTCTCCGAGGCAGGCGTAGCCGTCTGGCTCGACGACATCTCCCGGGACCGCATCCGCAGCGGCAACCTGCAGTCCCTGGTCGACGAGCACTCGGTGGTCGGGGTCACCACGAATCCGACGATCTTCGCCGCGGCGATCAGCGGGTCGGACTCCTACGACGACCAGCTGCACGCGCTCGCGGTCCGCAGGGTGAGCGTCGAGGAAGCGCTCCGGACGATCACCGCCGCCGACGTCCGCGATGCCTGCGACCTGCTGGCCCCCGTGGCCGAGGCCTCCCCCGGTGACGGCCGGGTCTCCCTCGAGGTGGCCCCGGGTCTGGCCAACGACACCGACGCCACGGCCGCCGAGGCCGGCCACCTGTGGTGGCTGGTCGACCGGCCCAACCTCTACATCAAGATCCCGGCCACGGAGGCGGGCCTGCCCGCGATCACCGAGTCCATCGCCAACGGCATCAGTGTCAACGTCACGTTGATCTTCAGCCTCGAGCGCTACCGGGCGGTCATGGACGCCTACCTCTCGGGCCTGGAGAAGCGGGTGGCCAACGGCGGCTCGCTCGAGGGCATCGCGTCGGTGGCGTCGTTCTTCGTCTCCCGGGTGGACACCGAGATCGACAAGCGTCTGGACAAGTCAGGCGCCGACGCGTCGCTGAAGGGCAAGGCCGGCATCGCCAACGCGCAACTGGCCTACCAGGCGTACGAGGAGGTCTTCTCCTCCGACCGCTGGCAGGCCCTGGAGGCGCAGGGCGCGGCGCGGCAGCGACCGCTGTGGGCGTCGACCGGGGTGAAGAACCCCGAGTACTCCGACACGATGTACATCAGCGAGCTCATCGCGCCGGGCACGGTCAACACCATGCCCGAGAAGACGATGATGGCCTACGCCGACCACGGCAGCGCCGGAACGCCGGTCCAGAAGGCTTACGACGACGCCGCGGCCGTGATCCAGTCGGTGCGCGACGCCGGCGTCGACCTCGACGACGTCTTCCGGGTGCTCGAGCAGGAGGGCGTGCAGAAGTTCGTCGACTCCTGGGACGAGCTGACCGAGTCGGTGCGCACGGAGCTCGAGGACAAGGCATGA
- the tkt gene encoding transketolase yields MTQSTRSEAPAEAATDSPTGSPAQPNPTLPDGFTDLDRRAIDTARVLAMDAVQKTGNGHPGTAMSMAPTAYLLFQKWLRHDPSDPNWVGRDRFVLSMGHSSLTLYVQLYLSGYGLELDDLKALRTWGSQTPGHPEVNHTPGVETTTGPLGQGVGNAVGMAMAARRERGLFDPDAPEGESLFDHTIWCFASDGDLEEGVSGEASSLAGTQQLGNLVLVYDDNEISIEDDTNVAFTEDVGKRYEAYGWHVQHVDDGEDMAAIDAALAAAKAETGRPSIIVLRTIIAWPAPNKQNTGAAHGSALGDDEVDATKEILGFDPEQTFEVAPEVIEHARKVVTRGQEAHAGWQQGFDAWTQGNPDGAALLERMTTRTLPQGWAQKLPSWPADAKGVATRKASGEVLAALYPELPELWGGSADLAESNNTAVKGEPSFVPAGRQTKMWSGGPYGRILHFGVREHAMGAIMNGIALHGGTRVYGGTFLTFSDYMRGAVRLAALMQLPVTYVWTHDSIGLGEDGPTHQPIEHLAALRAIPGLDVVRPADANEVAVAWRTILEHNDRPAGIVLSRQNLPVFDRDEFASAEGVARGGYVLAEASSGTPEVILMGTGSEVQIAVAAREVLEADGVPTRVVSLPCVEWFAAQDRAYKDGVLPPSVRARVSVEAAVPMGWREFVGDAGRIVGINHYGASAAYTVLYEEFGLTQEAVVSAARESIEAAAAGPGVPAGPDSAGVLHTPTGDR; encoded by the coding sequence ATGACGCAGAGCACCCGGTCCGAAGCCCCGGCCGAGGCCGCCACCGACAGCCCGACCGGCAGCCCGGCCCAGCCGAACCCGACCCTCCCGGACGGCTTCACCGACCTGGACCGCCGCGCGATCGACACCGCGCGCGTCCTGGCGATGGACGCCGTCCAGAAGACCGGCAACGGCCACCCGGGGACGGCGATGAGCATGGCCCCCACCGCCTACCTGCTCTTCCAGAAGTGGCTGCGGCACGACCCGAGCGACCCGAACTGGGTCGGCCGGGACCGCTTCGTGCTCTCGATGGGCCACTCGAGCCTCACCCTCTACGTCCAGCTGTACCTCTCCGGCTACGGCCTGGAGCTCGACGACCTCAAGGCGCTCCGCACGTGGGGTTCGCAGACCCCGGGACACCCGGAGGTCAACCACACCCCCGGCGTGGAGACGACGACCGGCCCGCTCGGCCAGGGCGTCGGCAACGCCGTGGGCATGGCGATGGCCGCCCGCCGCGAGCGCGGCCTGTTCGACCCGGACGCCCCCGAGGGCGAAAGCCTCTTCGACCACACGATCTGGTGCTTCGCGTCCGACGGCGACCTCGAGGAAGGCGTCAGCGGCGAGGCGTCGTCCCTGGCCGGCACGCAGCAGCTGGGCAACCTGGTCCTCGTCTACGACGACAACGAGATATCGATCGAGGACGACACGAACGTCGCCTTCACCGAGGACGTCGGCAAGCGCTACGAGGCCTACGGCTGGCACGTGCAGCACGTGGACGACGGCGAGGACATGGCCGCGATCGACGCGGCGCTCGCCGCCGCCAAGGCCGAGACCGGCCGCCCGTCGATCATCGTGCTGAGGACGATCATCGCCTGGCCGGCGCCGAACAAGCAGAACACCGGCGCCGCGCACGGCTCGGCGCTCGGCGACGACGAGGTCGACGCCACCAAGGAGATCCTCGGCTTCGACCCGGAGCAGACCTTCGAGGTGGCTCCCGAGGTCATCGAGCACGCCCGGAAGGTGGTCACCCGCGGCCAGGAGGCGCACGCCGGCTGGCAGCAGGGCTTCGACGCCTGGACGCAGGGCAACCCGGACGGCGCCGCGCTGCTGGAGCGCATGACGACCCGGACGCTCCCGCAGGGCTGGGCGCAGAAGCTGCCCAGCTGGCCCGCCGACGCCAAGGGGGTCGCCACCCGCAAGGCCTCCGGCGAGGTGCTCGCCGCCCTCTACCCGGAGCTTCCCGAGCTGTGGGGTGGCTCGGCCGACCTCGCGGAGAGCAACAACACCGCGGTCAAGGGTGAGCCGTCGTTCGTGCCGGCCGGCCGCCAGACCAAGATGTGGAGCGGTGGCCCCTACGGCCGCATCCTGCACTTCGGCGTCCGCGAGCACGCGATGGGCGCGATCATGAACGGCATCGCGCTGCACGGCGGCACCCGCGTCTACGGCGGCACGTTCCTGACGTTCTCCGACTACATGCGCGGCGCCGTCCGCCTGGCCGCCCTCATGCAGCTGCCGGTCACCTACGTGTGGACGCACGACTCCATCGGCCTGGGCGAGGACGGCCCGACCCACCAGCCGATCGAGCACCTGGCCGCGCTGCGCGCGATCCCGGGTCTGGACGTCGTCCGCCCGGCCGACGCCAACGAGGTCGCCGTGGCGTGGCGGACGATCCTCGAGCACAACGACCGGCCGGCCGGGATCGTCCTGTCCCGCCAGAACCTGCCGGTCTTCGACCGCGACGAGTTCGCCTCGGCCGAGGGCGTCGCCCGGGGCGGCTACGTGCTCGCGGAGGCCTCGTCCGGGACGCCCGAGGTGATCCTCATGGGCACCGGGTCGGAGGTGCAGATCGCCGTCGCCGCCCGTGAGGTGCTGGAGGCCGACGGAGTCCCGACCCGCGTGGTCTCGCTGCCCTGCGTCGAGTGGTTCGCGGCGCAGGACCGCGCTTACAAGGACGGGGTGCTTCCCCCCTCGGTCCGCGCCCGGGTCAGCGTCGAGGCCGCCGTGCCCATGGGCTGGCGCGAGTTCGTCGGCGACGCCGGCCGGATCGTCGGCATCAACCACTACGGCGCCAGCGCCGCCTACACCGTGCTCTACGAGGAGTTCGGTCTGACGCAGGAAGCCGTCGTCAGTGCAGCGCGGGAGAGCATCGAAGCCGCGGCGGCGGGCCCCGGCGTCCCGGCCGGGCCCGACTCCGCGGGCGTCCTGCACACCCCCACCGGCGACCGCTGA
- a CDS encoding COX15/CtaA family protein, with the protein MPALPTSFSPATVSRIALANAVANGLIVVTGGLVRLTGSGLGCPTWPRCTDESFVATPELAGHGLIEFGNRLLTFVLAAVAIATVVAVWRSPRRDLRALAVLTFLGIPAQAALGGVTVLTGLNPWTVAAHFLVSAVLVALATTLWLRSREPGVGRPLLRRPFVLLVNGIAAVTAVVLVLGTVVTGSGPHSGDVPDDPDAAPVRMGFDPELVSQLHADVVFLLLGLTVALLVALYATDSPGRVRRAARDLLVVQLAQGLVGYVQYFTDLPIALVLLHMLGAVLITAYTARLVWSVRGPASELPLTSSTEAATATR; encoded by the coding sequence GTGCCGGCGCTGCCCACCTCCTTCTCCCCCGCGACCGTCTCCCGGATCGCCCTGGCCAACGCGGTCGCCAACGGCCTGATCGTCGTGACCGGTGGGCTGGTCCGCCTCACCGGCTCCGGGCTGGGCTGCCCGACGTGGCCGCGCTGCACCGACGAGAGCTTCGTGGCGACGCCGGAGCTCGCCGGGCACGGGCTCATCGAGTTCGGCAACCGGTTGCTCACCTTCGTGCTCGCCGCGGTGGCCATCGCGACCGTGGTGGCCGTGTGGCGCTCCCCGCGACGCGACCTCCGCGCCCTCGCCGTCCTCACGTTCCTCGGCATCCCCGCCCAGGCGGCGCTCGGCGGGGTCACGGTGCTCACGGGTCTCAACCCGTGGACGGTGGCCGCGCACTTCCTGGTGTCGGCCGTCCTCGTGGCGCTGGCGACCACGCTGTGGTTGCGCTCGCGCGAGCCGGGCGTCGGCCGCCCGCTGCTGCGCCGTCCGTTCGTGCTGCTGGTGAACGGCATCGCCGCCGTCACCGCCGTCGTCCTCGTGCTCGGCACCGTCGTCACCGGCAGCGGACCGCACAGCGGCGACGTGCCGGACGACCCCGACGCCGCGCCGGTCCGCATGGGCTTCGACCCCGAGCTGGTCAGCCAGTTGCACGCCGACGTCGTCTTCCTCCTGCTGGGCCTGACCGTCGCCCTGCTCGTGGCCCTGTACGCCACCGACTCCCCCGGCCGCGTCCGCCGGGCGGCCCGCGACCTGCTGGTCGTGCAGCTCGCGCAGGGCCTCGTCGGCTACGTCCAGTACTTCACCGACCTGCCGATCGCCCTGGTGCTGCTGCACATGCTGGGCGCTGTGCTCATCACCGCCTACACCGCCCGGCTGGTCTGGTCGGTCCGCGGCCCGGCGTCCGAGCTCCCCCTGACCTCATCGACGGAAGCCGCCACCGCCACCCGCTGA
- a CDS encoding glucose-6-phosphate isomerase, producing MNLTVRVTGLEIPDPVRDQLTEDDVAARLVGKDATLWGPEAESESAIRLGWLDLPATSRELVSRLADLRAELAGEGLDRVVLCGMGGSSLAPEVICRTAGVPLVVLDTTDPGQVAAAMTDLDRTVVVVSSKSGGTVETESQRRAFVAAFAEAGLDEKEVGRRFVVVTDPGSPLSETAAAMGARAVFLADPNVGGRYSALSAFGLVPSALAGADVGALLDEAEELAGGLSEPGNAALELGIAMGAAFRAGRDKLALAGSGGQGSDPGLPGFGDWAEQLIAESTGKQGRGILPVVLESVDAPGSAGPDVLLAVVGSDAPAQGPSLAVSGPLGAQFLGWEYATAVAGRILGINPFDQPNVTESKENTSRILSDGLPDERPAATVGAIEIRGSGGVLDGVDLSSHDGASLAVEALLAAIPPRGYLAVMAYLDRQQDAGAEDLRAVLARRAERAVTFGWGPRFLHSTGQYHKGGPQVGAFLQLTGVVAEDLPVPDQPFTFATLQAAQAGGDRKALADRERPLLHLHLTDRAAGLDQLLSALS from the coding sequence ATGAATCTGACGGTTCGCGTGACCGGGCTGGAGATCCCGGACCCGGTCCGGGACCAGCTCACCGAGGACGACGTCGCGGCGCGGCTGGTCGGCAAGGACGCCACCCTCTGGGGTCCCGAGGCCGAGAGCGAGTCGGCGATCCGGCTCGGCTGGCTGGACCTGCCCGCGACCTCCCGCGAGCTGGTCTCCCGGCTGGCGGACCTCCGCGCCGAACTGGCCGGGGAGGGCCTGGACCGGGTCGTCCTCTGCGGCATGGGCGGGTCCTCGCTCGCCCCGGAGGTCATCTGCCGCACGGCCGGCGTCCCCCTCGTCGTGTTGGACACCACCGACCCCGGTCAGGTCGCCGCGGCCATGACCGACCTCGACCGCACCGTCGTGGTGGTCAGCTCGAAGTCCGGCGGCACCGTGGAGACCGAGAGCCAACGCCGGGCGTTCGTCGCCGCGTTCGCCGAGGCCGGGCTGGACGAGAAGGAGGTCGGTCGGCGCTTCGTCGTCGTCACCGACCCCGGCTCTCCCCTCTCCGAGACCGCGGCCGCCATGGGCGCCCGGGCCGTGTTCCTGGCCGACCCGAACGTCGGCGGCCGCTACAGCGCGCTGTCGGCCTTCGGGCTGGTGCCCTCGGCGCTCGCCGGGGCCGACGTCGGCGCGCTGCTCGACGAGGCGGAGGAGCTGGCCGGCGGGCTCTCCGAGCCGGGCAACGCCGCGCTCGAGCTCGGTATCGCCATGGGCGCGGCCTTTCGCGCCGGGCGCGACAAGCTGGCCCTGGCCGGCAGTGGCGGACAGGGTTCGGACCCCGGGCTACCCGGCTTCGGCGACTGGGCCGAGCAGCTGATCGCCGAGTCCACCGGCAAGCAGGGGCGCGGGATCCTGCCCGTCGTCCTCGAGTCCGTCGACGCCCCCGGGTCGGCCGGCCCCGACGTCCTGCTCGCGGTCGTGGGCTCGGACGCTCCAGCCCAGGGACCGTCGCTCGCGGTCTCCGGTCCGCTCGGCGCCCAGTTCCTCGGCTGGGAGTACGCCACGGCGGTGGCGGGGCGGATCCTGGGGATCAACCCCTTCGACCAGCCCAACGTCACCGAGAGCAAGGAGAACACCTCGCGGATCCTGTCCGACGGGCTCCCGGACGAGCGGCCCGCGGCGACCGTGGGGGCCATCGAGATCCGGGGCAGCGGCGGCGTGCTCGACGGAGTCGACCTCTCTTCTCACGATGGCGCGTCCCTGGCCGTCGAGGCACTGCTCGCGGCAATCCCCCCGCGGGGCTACCTCGCGGTCATGGCCTATCTCGACCGGCAGCAGGACGCGGGCGCCGAGGACCTGCGCGCCGTCCTCGCCCGCCGGGCGGAGCGAGCGGTCACCTTCGGGTGGGGGCCGCGCTTCCTGCACTCCACCGGGCAGTACCACAAGGGTGGGCCCCAGGTCGGCGCGTTCCTGCAGCTCACCGGCGTGGTGGCCGAGGACCTCCCGGTGCCCGACCAGCCGTTCACCTTCGCGACGCTCCAGGCGGCCCAGGCCGGCGGCGACCGCAAGGCGCTGGCCGACCGGGAGCGCCCCCTCCTGCACCTGCACCTGACCGACCGCGCCGCCGGGCTGGACCAGCTCCTGTCGGCACTCAGCTGA
- the sufB gene encoding Fe-S cluster assembly protein SufB, translating into MTSTQEPVISTPLTQDEQIDQLGRYKYGWADADTAGASARRGIDEDVVADISRRKNEPEWMLERRLKALKLFGRKPMPDWGSDLSGIDFQNIKYFVRSTEAQAASWEDLPDDIKNTYDKLGIPEAEKQRLVSGVAAQYESEVVYHQIQKELEDQGVIFLDTDTALKEHPEIFQEYFGSVIPSGDNKFAALNTAVWSGGSFIYVPKGVHVDIPLQAYFRINTENMGQFERTLIIVDEGAYVHYVEGCTAPIYKSDSLHSAVVEIIVKKNARCRYTTIQNWSNNVYNLVTKRAVAHEGATMEWVDGNIGSKVTMKYPAVWMTGEHAKGEVLSIAFAGEGQHQDAGAKMVHAAPNTSSTIVSKSVARGGGRTSYRGLVQIDEGAYGSKSTVKCDALLVDTISRSDTYPYVDVREDDVAMGHEATVSRVSDDQLFYLMSRGLSEDEAMAMVVRGFVEPIARELPMEYALELNRLIELQMEGAVG; encoded by the coding sequence ATGACCAGCACCCAGGAGCCGGTGATCAGCACGCCGCTGACGCAGGACGAGCAGATCGACCAGCTCGGCCGCTACAAGTACGGCTGGGCGGATGCCGACACCGCCGGTGCCTCGGCCCGCCGCGGGATCGACGAGGACGTCGTCGCCGACATCTCGCGTCGCAAGAACGAGCCCGAGTGGATGCTCGAGCGCCGTCTCAAGGCCCTCAAGCTGTTCGGCCGCAAGCCCATGCCCGACTGGGGCTCGGACCTCTCCGGCATCGACTTCCAGAACATTAAGTATTTCGTCCGCTCCACCGAGGCGCAGGCCGCCTCGTGGGAGGACCTGCCCGACGACATCAAGAACACCTACGACAAGCTCGGCATCCCGGAGGCGGAGAAGCAGCGCCTCGTCTCGGGTGTCGCCGCGCAGTACGAGTCCGAGGTCGTCTACCACCAGATCCAGAAGGAGCTGGAGGACCAGGGCGTGATCTTCCTGGACACCGACACGGCTCTCAAGGAGCACCCGGAGATCTTCCAGGAGTACTTCGGCTCGGTGATCCCCTCCGGCGACAACAAGTTCGCCGCGCTGAACACCGCCGTCTGGTCGGGCGGCTCGTTCATCTACGTCCCGAAGGGCGTGCACGTCGACATCCCGCTGCAGGCCTACTTCCGGATCAACACCGAGAACATGGGCCAGTTCGAGCGGACGCTGATCATCGTCGACGAGGGCGCCTACGTGCACTACGTCGAGGGCTGCACCGCGCCGATCTACAAGAGCGACTCGCTGCACTCCGCGGTCGTCGAGATCATCGTCAAGAAGAACGCGCGCTGCCGGTACACGACCATCCAGAACTGGTCGAACAACGTCTACAACCTGGTCACCAAGCGGGCCGTGGCCCACGAGGGCGCGACCATGGAGTGGGTCGACGGCAACATCGGCTCCAAGGTGACCATGAAGTACCCGGCGGTCTGGATGACCGGCGAGCACGCCAAGGGCGAGGTCCTCTCGATCGCCTTCGCGGGCGAGGGCCAGCACCAGGACGCCGGCGCCAAGATGGTGCACGCCGCGCCGAACACCTCCTCGACCATCGTGTCGAAGTCGGTGGCGCGTGGCGGCGGCCGCACCTCCTACCGCGGTCTGGTCCAGATCGACGAGGGCGCCTACGGCTCGAAGTCGACGGTCAAGTGCGACGCGCTGCTCGTCGACACGATCAGCCGGTCGGACACCTACCCCTACGTCGACGTCCGCGAGGACGACGTGGCCATGGGTCACGAGGCGACGGTCTCCCGCGTCAGCGACGACCAGCTCTTCTACCTGATGAGCCGCGGTCTCTCCGAGGACGAGGCCATGGCCATGGTGGTGCGCGGGTTCGTGGAGCCGATCGCCCGCGAGCTGCCCATGGAGTACGCCCTCGAGCTGAACCGGCTCATCGAACTGCAGATGGAAGGTGCCGTCGGCTGA